A genomic window from Blastococcus saxobsidens DD2 includes:
- a CDS encoding ATP-dependent Clp protease ATP-binding subunit yields the protein MFERFTDRARRVVVLAQEEARMLNHNYIGTEHILLGLIHEGEGVAAKALESLGISLEGVRQQVEEIIGQGQQAPSGHIPFTPRAKKVLELSLREALQLGHNYIGTEHILLGLIREGEGVAAQVLVKLGADLNRVRQQVIQLLSGYQGKEPAAAGGPAEGTPSTSLVLDQFGRNLTQAARDQKLDPVIGRAKEIERVMQVLSRRTKNNPVLIGEPGVGKTAAVEGLAQAIVKGEVPETLKDKQLYTLDLGALVAGSRYRGDFEERLKKVLKEIRTRGDIILFIDEIHTLVGAGAAEGAIDAASILKPMLARGELQTIGATTLDEYRKHLEKDAALERRFQPIQVSEPTLAHTVEILKGLRDRYEAHHRISITDSALVAAATLADRYISDRFLPDKAIDLIDEAGARMRIKRMTAPPDLREFDDKIAAVRREKESAIDAQDFEKAASLRDTEKQLLGEKAEREKQWKAGDMDVVAEVDDEQIAEVLANWTGIPVFKLTEEETSRLLRMEDELHKRIIGQEEAIKSVSQAIRRTRAGLKDPRRPGGSFIFAGPSGVGKTELAKALAQFLFGEDDALIQIDMGEFHDKFTVSRLVGAPPGYVGYDEGGQLTEKVRRKPFSVVLFDEIEKAHADVFNTLLQVLEDGRLTDGQGRIVDFKNTILILTTNLGTRDISKAVGLGFQAGNDNQSNYERMKLKVNEELKQHFRPEFLNRIDDIVVFHQLTEDEIVHIVDLMLARLETQLKNKDMAIEVTPAAKKLLATRGFDPVLGARPLRRTIQREIEDALSEKILYGELTSGQIVVVDVDDAEGPAQKFTFRGEPKPLDLPDTPPVALSGGDEGPAASAE from the coding sequence ATGTTCGAACGGTTCACCGACCGAGCCCGCCGCGTTGTTGTCCTGGCCCAGGAAGAGGCCCGGATGCTCAACCACAACTACATCGGCACCGAGCACATCCTCCTGGGCCTGATCCACGAGGGTGAAGGCGTCGCTGCCAAGGCGCTGGAATCCCTGGGCATCTCGCTCGAGGGCGTCCGCCAGCAGGTCGAGGAGATCATCGGCCAAGGCCAGCAGGCCCCCTCCGGTCACATCCCCTTCACCCCGCGGGCGAAGAAGGTGCTGGAGCTGTCGCTGCGCGAGGCGCTGCAGCTCGGCCACAACTACATCGGCACCGAGCACATCCTGCTCGGCCTGATCCGCGAGGGCGAAGGCGTCGCCGCCCAGGTCCTCGTGAAGCTCGGCGCCGACCTCAACCGCGTCCGCCAGCAGGTCATCCAGCTGCTCTCCGGCTACCAGGGCAAGGAGCCGGCCGCGGCCGGCGGCCCCGCCGAGGGCACGCCGTCGACCTCGCTGGTGCTCGACCAGTTCGGCCGGAACCTCACCCAGGCCGCTCGCGACCAGAAGCTCGACCCGGTGATCGGGCGGGCCAAGGAGATCGAGCGGGTCATGCAGGTGCTGTCCCGCCGCACCAAGAACAACCCGGTCCTCATCGGCGAGCCCGGCGTCGGCAAGACCGCCGCCGTCGAGGGGCTGGCCCAGGCCATCGTCAAGGGCGAGGTGCCCGAGACGCTCAAGGACAAGCAGCTCTACACCCTCGACCTGGGGGCGCTCGTCGCCGGTTCGCGCTACCGCGGTGACTTCGAGGAGCGGCTGAAGAAGGTCCTCAAGGAGATCCGCACCCGCGGCGACATCATCCTGTTCATCGACGAGATCCACACCCTCGTCGGGGCCGGTGCCGCGGAGGGCGCGATCGACGCCGCCAGCATCCTCAAGCCGATGCTCGCCCGCGGTGAGCTGCAGACCATCGGTGCCACCACGCTGGACGAGTACCGCAAGCACCTGGAGAAGGACGCCGCGCTGGAGCGCCGCTTCCAGCCCATCCAGGTCAGCGAGCCGACCCTCGCCCACACCGTGGAGATCCTGAAGGGCCTGCGGGACCGCTACGAGGCGCACCACCGGATCAGCATCACCGACAGCGCGCTCGTGGCTGCCGCGACGCTGGCCGACCGGTACATCTCCGACCGCTTCCTGCCCGACAAGGCGATCGACCTGATCGACGAGGCCGGCGCCCGGATGCGGATCAAGCGGATGACCGCGCCGCCGGACCTGCGCGAGTTCGACGACAAGATCGCGGCCGTCCGCCGCGAGAAGGAGTCGGCGATCGACGCGCAGGACTTCGAGAAGGCCGCGTCGCTGCGCGACACCGAGAAGCAGCTCCTGGGCGAGAAGGCCGAGCGCGAGAAGCAGTGGAAGGCCGGCGACATGGACGTCGTCGCGGAGGTCGACGACGAGCAGATCGCCGAGGTCCTCGCGAACTGGACGGGTATCCCGGTCTTCAAGCTGACCGAGGAGGAGACCTCGCGGCTGCTCCGCATGGAGGACGAGCTCCACAAGCGGATCATCGGCCAGGAAGAGGCCATCAAGAGCGTCAGCCAGGCGATCCGGCGCACGCGAGCGGGCCTCAAGGACCCGCGCCGTCCCGGTGGTTCGTTCATCTTCGCCGGCCCCTCGGGTGTCGGTAAGACGGAGCTGGCCAAGGCGCTCGCGCAGTTCCTCTTCGGTGAGGACGACGCGCTGATCCAGATCGACATGGGTGAGTTCCACGACAAGTTCACCGTGTCGCGTCTGGTCGGTGCGCCTCCCGGTTACGTCGGTTACGACGAGGGCGGTCAGCTGACCGAGAAGGTGCGGCGCAAGCCGTTCTCGGTGGTCCTCTTCGACGAGATCGAGAAGGCGCACGCAGATGTGTTCAACACGCTGCTGCAGGTTCTCGAGGATGGTCGGCTCACCGATGGTCAGGGCCGGATCGTGGACTTCAAGAACACGATCCTGATCCTCACGACCAACCTCGGTACGCGGGACATCTCCAAGGCCGTCGGCCTCGGATTCCAGGCCGGGAATGACAACCAGAGCAACTACGAGCGGATGAAGCTCAAGGTCAACGAGGAGCTCAAGCAGCACTTCCGGCCGGAGTTCCTCAACCGCATCGACGACATCGTCGTGTTCCACCAGCTGACCGAGGACGAGATCGTCCACATCGTGGACCTCATGCTCGCCCGACTCGAGACGCAGCTGAAGAACAAGGACATGGCGATCGAGGTGACCCCGGCGGCGAAGAAGCTGCTGGCGACCCGTGGGTTCGACCCCGTCCTGGGTGCCCGGCCGCTGCGCCGGACCATCCAGCGCGAGATCGAGGACGCGCTGAGCGAGAAGATCCTCTACGGCGAGCTGACCAGCGGTCAGATCGTGGTGGTGGACGTCGACGACGCCGAGGGTCCCGCGCAGAAGTTCACCTTCCGCGGCGAGCCCAAGCCGCTCGACCTGCCCGACACCCCGCCGGTGGCGCTCTCCGGCGGCGACGAGGGCCCTGCGGCCTCGGCCGAGTAA
- a CDS encoding A/G-specific adenine glycosylase — MTGPSRAAAAPPAGEVIVDWYATAARDLPWRTPGVDPWAVLVSEVMLQQTPVARVEPVWRSWMARWPAPADLAAAPPAEVIRAWGKLGYPRRALRLREAAAAIAERHGGVVPDDVAALEALPGIGAYTARAVACFGYGQRQPVVDTNVRRVVARLVHGRAEAGNARATDLADIAALAPEDDARAVRFSVAVMELGALVCIAGTPRCAACPVRDRCAWRLAGYPAHDGPRRRVQQFAGTDRQVRGRLLDVLRAADAPVTAAALATTWDDAVQRSRCLDSLLTDGLVEQTADGLFRLPTGDVDQVT, encoded by the coding sequence GTGACCGGTCCTTCCCGCGCCGCCGCGGCGCCTCCGGCCGGAGAAGTCATCGTCGACTGGTACGCGACCGCCGCCCGGGACCTGCCGTGGCGAACGCCGGGGGTGGACCCCTGGGCGGTCCTGGTCAGCGAGGTGATGCTCCAGCAGACCCCCGTGGCGCGCGTGGAGCCCGTGTGGCGCTCCTGGATGGCCCGGTGGCCGGCCCCGGCCGATCTGGCCGCTGCGCCGCCCGCCGAGGTCATCCGCGCCTGGGGCAAGCTGGGCTACCCGCGGCGCGCCCTGCGGCTGCGGGAGGCGGCCGCCGCGATCGCCGAACGGCACGGGGGCGTGGTGCCCGACGACGTCGCCGCCCTCGAGGCGCTGCCCGGTATCGGCGCCTACACCGCCCGGGCGGTGGCGTGCTTCGGGTACGGGCAGCGGCAGCCCGTCGTCGACACCAACGTCCGTCGGGTCGTCGCGCGGCTCGTGCACGGTCGCGCGGAGGCCGGCAACGCCCGGGCCACGGACCTGGCCGACATCGCCGCCCTCGCGCCCGAGGACGACGCCCGCGCGGTGCGCTTCTCCGTGGCGGTCATGGAACTGGGCGCCCTGGTCTGCATCGCCGGGACGCCGCGGTGCGCGGCCTGCCCGGTGCGCGACCGCTGCGCCTGGCGGCTGGCCGGGTACCCGGCGCACGACGGACCCCGGCGGCGGGTGCAGCAGTTCGCCGGCACGGACCGGCAGGTCCGTGGCCGGCTGCTGGACGTGCTGCGGGCGGCGGACGCGCCGGTGACCGCAGCGGCGCTGGCGACCACCTGGGACGACGCGGTGCAGCGCAGCCGATGCCTGGACTCGCTGCTCACCGACGGCCTGGTCGAGCAGACCGCCGACGGCCTGTTCCGCCTCCCCACCGGAGATGTTGATCAGGTGACCTGA